Proteins from a genomic interval of Magnetovibrio sp. PR-2:
- the metW gene encoding methionine biosynthesis protein MetW: MNPADPKSIRVDLQRIADMIEPNTRVLDVGCGNGDLLEYLWRFKQIDGRGIEISTQGVQACVSAGLSVVQGDVETDLKDYPDQAFDYVILSQTLQAMMAPREVLTEMLRIGERAIVSLPNFAYWRLRMYVLFKGRMPISEKLPYEWYDTPNIHFCTIRDFVALVDDMGLTIEQSLFLDDEGTSRTIGKGVAMANFFGEQGVFLLSK, from the coding sequence ATGAACCCAGCTGACCCCAAATCCATTCGCGTCGATCTGCAGCGTATTGCCGATATGATCGAGCCCAATACCCGCGTGCTCGACGTCGGTTGCGGCAATGGCGATTTGTTGGAATACCTGTGGCGCTTCAAACAAATCGACGGGCGCGGCATCGAAATCAGCACCCAAGGTGTGCAGGCCTGCGTTTCTGCGGGGCTCAGCGTTGTGCAAGGCGACGTGGAAACGGATTTAAAAGACTATCCCGACCAAGCCTTCGACTACGTGATCTTGAGCCAAACCCTGCAGGCGATGATGGCGCCCCGCGAAGTCTTGACCGAAATGCTGCGCATTGGGGAGCGCGCCATCGTGTCGCTGCCGAACTTCGCCTATTGGCGCTTGCGCATGTATGTGCTGTTTAAAGGCCGCATGCCGATCTCAGAAAAGCTGCCCTATGAATGGTACGACACGCCCAACATCCACTTCTGCACCATCCGCGACTTTGTCGCGTTGGTGGACGACATGGGCCTGACCATTGAACAAAGCCTGTTCTTAGACGACGAAGGCACGTCGCGCACCATCGGCAAAGGGGTGGCGATGGCCAACTTCTTTGGTGAGCAAGGCGTGTTTTTGCTGAGTAAATAA
- a CDS encoding nucleoside 2-deoxyribosyltransferase, translated as MKVYLAGPDVFLPDAKAYGEALKAKCAAAGLVGVFPLDAGLDLSGLSKKDAADKIYQANLAQIADCDAVLANMTPFRGVNMDTGTAFEMGYGLGLGKRVVGYTADPSKYLDRVKANLLVIQDVDGQTWDADGLLVEDFDVPDNLMMVCAVEAVFGSFDEAVGYLKAER; from the coding sequence ATGAAGGTATATCTTGCCGGACCAGACGTGTTTCTCCCCGACGCCAAAGCCTATGGCGAGGCGCTGAAGGCCAAATGCGCCGCCGCCGGACTGGTGGGCGTGTTCCCCTTGGACGCCGGACTGGACCTAAGTGGACTGTCTAAAAAAGACGCTGCTGATAAAATTTATCAGGCCAATTTAGCCCAAATCGCCGATTGCGACGCGGTGCTCGCCAACATGACCCCCTTTCGCGGCGTCAACATGGACACGGGAACGGCGTTTGAAATGGGCTATGGCTTAGGCCTCGGCAAGCGCGTCGTGGGCTATACGGCGGACCCGTCGAAGTATCTGGATCGCGTCAAGGCGAACCTCCTCGTCATCCAAGACGTCGACGGCCAAACCTGGGACGCCGACGGTCTGCTGGTGGAAGACTTCGACGTGCCGGATAATTTGATGATGGTGTGCGCGGTGGAGGCGGTTTTTGGGTCTTTTGATGAGGCGGTGGGGTATCTTAAAGCCGAGCGCTAA